Genomic DNA from Candidatus Paceibacterota bacterium:
GAGCAGAATTGGAAAACAAGAAATTTTAATACCAGCGGGAATCAAAGCTTCAATCAGTGCTTCTTCTCTAGGCAATATTTTTACTGTGGTAGGTCCAAAGGGAACACTTACAAAGAATTTTAGAAATGATATTGTTATTACTATTACAGACCCCGCCGTTGACGGGGCAAGTAAAACAATCAATTTAAATATAAAAAGGAATGACAAATTTTCTCAATCCCTTTGGGGTACTTATGCTTCGCATATCAAAAATATGATCAAGGGTGTCGAAACCCCATATCAAAAGAAGTTAATTTTAGAGGGAGTTGGTTTCAAGTCCGAAGTCAAAGGAAAAGAAATTCATTTTGCTTTGGGTTTCTCTCATCCAGTGATTGTGAAAATACCAGAGGGCCTCACTGTTACGGCTGAAAAAAATAATATTACGATTACCGGGATTGATAAAGAGCTTGTCGGAAGTTTTACCGCATCCGTGCGTGCGTTGAAAAAACCAGAGCCTTATAAGGGTAAAGGTATGCGTTATGAAGGTGAGGTCATAAGAAGAAAACAGGGTAAGAAGACCGTATAATAATATGCAAAACAAAAACGACAAAAGAATAAGATTAAAGAAAAAGATACGAGTAAAAATCCAAGGTACGGCAGAGCGTCCTAGGCTTACGGTTTTTCGTTCAAATAAATTTATTTATGCGCAAGTCATAAATGATATGACTGGTAAAACTTTGGCGCAAGCAAGCGACGTGAAGATGACCAAAGGCACCAAAAGTGAAAGAGCAAAAGAAGTGGGAAGCGCAATCGGAGCAGTTTGCTTAAAAGAAAAAATTAAGAAAGTTGTTTTTGATCGCAATGGTTTTAAATATACTGGCCGGATAAAATTAGTAGCGGATACTGCCCGGGCTTCGGGATTAGAATTCTAAAGTTTAATTTGTATATGGATAAAGACAAACCAAAAGAAAATATGGGTATAAGAGAAAGAAAGAATACTGGCCGCAGGGGGGGCTCTTTTAATAGAGTAAAACCAGAATTTGACCAGAAGATTTTAAACATTCGCCGTGTTACTCGCGTTGTCGCTGGCGGACGCAGATTTTCTTTTAGTGTCGCGATAGTGGCTGGAGATAAAAAAGGATCTGTTGGCTTAGGTTTGGGAAAAGCTGGAGATACTGCCCTTGCGATCAACAAGGCTCTTCGAAATGCAAAGAAAAATATGGTCCGATTGAACCTCACCAAAACAATGTCTATTCCTCACGAACTCTCTGCTAAATTCTCAAGTTCGTATGTAATATTAAGACCAAACAAGGGTCGTGGGCTCGTCGCTGGTTCTGTCATTCGTGATATAATCAAATTATCCGGAGTGAAAGACGTCACTGGAAAGATTTTATCTAACAGTAAAAATAAATTAAATAATGCAAAAGCAGTGATGGCAGCATTTTCTCAAATTTCTTCAAAATATACAAAAATAATTCCAGAAAGCACCGTGATTGCCAACAAAGAAGTCGTAACAGATAGCGCCTTAGGCCCTATTTAAACAAGGGCCTAAGGCGCTGATAAAATAATCTTATGCAAATACATAATTTAAAAAGAACCCATAAAAATAAAAAAGATAGGCTTATCGGCCGAGGAGGCAAGCATGCAAAGACATCCGGCCGAGGAGGCAAGGGTCAAACAGCGCGTGCCGGCAATAAACGCCGTCCGGAACTTCGCGATATTATCAAAAAATTGCCAAAGAATCGCGGTTACCAATTCAAATCTATCAAAAAAGTTCTTTTGATCAAAAAAGATAAATTAGCTTCTCCGAAAGAAACCTTCTCTGACATCAGAAAACGCCTAGGGATAAAAGGGAAGCATATAGTTATAAAATAGAAATTTACCAAAATAATGCAAAATTTCTGGAATAAAATAAAGTTGATTTGGACGGACACAAGCTTACGCAAAAAAGTATTGTTTGTTTTTTTTGCGTTGATAGTATTCAGACTTCTCTCCGCTATTCCTATTCCAGGCATTGATACCGTAGAATTAAATAGATTTCTTTCCAACAACCAATTTTTCGGCATTTTAAATATATTCTCTGGTGGTGGACTTTCCAATTTGTCGATCATTATGCTCGGTGTCGGTCCTTATATTACTGCTTCAATTATCATGCAGCTCCTCACTATTATGGTTCCAGCCTTGAAGAAGATTTATCACGAGGAAGGGGAGGCAGGCAGGAAAAGATTTGCTCAATATTCTAGACTGCTCACTGTTCCCTTGGCTGCTATTCAGGGATTTAGTCTTTTATTTATTCTTGAACAACAAAATATTTTAGTTAATTTGACAACTTTTGACCGTATTACAAATTTACTTATTGTGATTGCGGGGTCAGTGTTGATTATGTGGATCGGAGAACTTGTCACGGAGTTTGGTATTGGTAATGGTGTATCACTTATAATTTTTGCAGGGATAGTCTCCAGACTTCCTTCTTGGGTTGGTGAACATATTTTTACTTTTGATGTTTCTCAAATCCCTATGTATCTTGTGTTTGCTATTGTGGGGGTGATTATTTTAGCTGGAATTGTCTTGGTTACTGAAGCGGAACGTCCTATTCCTGTCACTTATGCGAAACGTGTTCGAGGAACGAAGATGTATGGCGGGGGCTCTACTTATTTGCCTCTTCGAGTGAACCAAGCCGGAGTGATTCCAATAATTTTTGCTCTTTCTATTTTACTTTTCCCTCAGATGATAGGTACTTTTCTTTCTAGATATTCAAACGTAATTCTTGCGAAGATTTCTCACGTACTGATGGCATTTACTCAAACGAGCGTGTTGTATGCAGTCTTTTATTTTATTTTTGTATTTCTCTTTACTTACTTTTATACGGCTGTTACTTTTGATCCGGAAGCGCTTTCCACTAATTTGCAAAAAAATGGGGCATTTATTCCAGGTATTCGCCCAGGTATGCATACGTCCGAATATATTTCTAAAGTCTTAAGCCGAATTACTCTTTTAGGAGCTACCTTTTTGGGTTTTGTAGCAATTTTGCCTTTAATTATGCAATTCATTACCGGCAACACTTCTTTTGCTCTAGGAGGAACCTCTATCCTTATCGTTGTCTCTGTCGTCCTAGACTTAATGAAAAAAGTCGACGCACAAGTTTCCATGCGAGAATATTAGCTCTGCGTTAGGCCTTGCCTAACGCAGAGATTTGTATTTCTCAATCTCTTTCAAAATATCCTTAGTGACTTTTGAGATGGGTTGATTGCCGTTGATTATTTTTATTTTATTTAAGCTTTTTAAATATTTTGCGGTTTTGCTTACTTGATTTTTATAATATCTGATTCTTGCTTTTATAATTTTTTCCGTATCAAGAACTTTATAAATTTCTTTTACATTGCTTTCTCGGCGCTTGAGCGAACGCTTATAGACTTCTTTTTCCGGAATAGTGAGATATAAAGCAAAAAAATCTTCTTTGCGAGAGTCGAGGATTTTTTTGAGAAGCTGAGCTTCGGGCTTGAGTCTTGGACCACCCAAAAAAAGCAGATTTTTATTTTTCGGCTTGTTTTTGATCTCTTTAATTAAAAATTCCTTTAACAAAACGACGGGCAAGGGTTCGCCTTTGCCTGTGGTTCGCCTGGCCCAATCCCCATTTTTGCTTTTTTCCTTCAGAAGTTTGCGTGAATATACCCCGGTTTCCACAAACTTTAGTGCGTATTTCTTTTTAAGGATATTAGCTTGGGTTTCTTTTCCAGAAGCAGAGTCTCCCAACAATATAAGATCAAATCCAAGTTTTTTCATAATGGAATCATTCTATTATAAAAACCTTGATTATTCAAGCTAAATTTTGTATTCTTAGTAAATGCAATCCCGTTAGAAGCCGCGGTCGCAGTTAAATATATTTAATGTTAAAAAGAAATACAAAATTTAATAGCATAATCAAGTATGGTAGCGGAATAATGACCGCGACCTGCTTCTAACGGGATGCAACCGCAAACTTTTATATTTTTTGGAATAGTGGGCTCCGGCAAGGGGACGCAGGTCAAATTGCTAATGGATTTTTTAAAAAGCAAAAATCTTGGAGAACCTCTTTACGCAGGTACGGGGGATGAATATCGCAAGCTTATGAATAGCGAAAGTTATACTGGAAATATCGTAAAAGATTCGTTAAATCGCGGTGAGCTCCAACCGAATTTTTTAACCACCTCACTTTTTACTAATATTTTGATTTCTTCTTTGACGGATAAAAAACATCTGATAGCTGATGGCTATCCTCGTACCATAATGCAATCAGAGTCTTTCTTCGAGATGATGAAGTTTTACAAACGAGAGAATGTAAAAATTGTTTACATAGAATTAAGCAAAGAGGAAGCCATAAAAAGATTGAAACTTAGAGGCAGGCACGATGATACAGGAGAGGGGATAGAAAAAAGGTTTGACGAATATGTGAATAAGGTTGTTCCGGCGATGAATTATTTTAAGGATAAAATTGGATATAAAATTTTTACAATAAATGGTGAGCAGAGCATAGAAAAAGTACACAAAGATATTATTAAAGCCTTAGATTTTTAAAATATGGATCCCGTTAGAAGCCGTGATCGCAATTTAAAACAAACAAAAATATGAAATTAAATATTAGAAAAATTATTAACTTAAAATATCAGACACGCGAGTTGATCGCGATCTGCTTCTAAACGGGATGGAAGAAGCAATAATAATTTCACTGGGAGGGTCGCTTATCGTTCCCGAAAATATAGA
This window encodes:
- the rplF gene encoding 50S ribosomal protein L6, encoding MSRIGKQEILIPAGIKASISASSLGNIFTVVGPKGTLTKNFRNDIVITITDPAVDGASKTINLNIKRNDKFSQSLWGTYASHIKNMIKGVETPYQKKLILEGVGFKSEVKGKEIHFALGFSHPVIVKIPEGLTVTAEKNNITITGIDKELVGSFTASVRALKKPEPYKGKGMRYEGEVIRRKQGKKTV
- the rplR gene encoding 50S ribosomal protein L18; the protein is MQNKNDKRIRLKKKIRVKIQGTAERPRLTVFRSNKFIYAQVINDMTGKTLAQASDVKMTKGTKSERAKEVGSAIGAVCLKEKIKKVVFDRNGFKYTGRIKLVADTARASGLEF
- a CDS encoding 30S ribosomal protein S5, whose amino-acid sequence is MDKDKPKENMGIRERKNTGRRGGSFNRVKPEFDQKILNIRRVTRVVAGGRRFSFSVAIVAGDKKGSVGLGLGKAGDTALAINKALRNAKKNMVRLNLTKTMSIPHELSAKFSSSYVILRPNKGRGLVAGSVIRDIIKLSGVKDVTGKILSNSKNKLNNAKAVMAAFSQISSKYTKIIPESTVIANKEVVTDSALGPI
- the secY gene encoding preprotein translocase subunit SecY produces the protein MQNFWNKIKLIWTDTSLRKKVLFVFFALIVFRLLSAIPIPGIDTVELNRFLSNNQFFGILNIFSGGGLSNLSIIMLGVGPYITASIIMQLLTIMVPALKKIYHEEGEAGRKRFAQYSRLLTVPLAAIQGFSLLFILEQQNILVNLTTFDRITNLLIVIAGSVLIMWIGELVTEFGIGNGVSLIIFAGIVSRLPSWVGEHIFTFDVSQIPMYLVFAIVGVIILAGIVLVTEAERPIPVTYAKRVRGTKMYGGGSTYLPLRVNQAGVIPIIFALSILLFPQMIGTFLSRYSNVILAKISHVLMAFTQTSVLYAVFYFIFVFLFTYFYTAVTFDPEALSTNLQKNGAFIPGIRPGMHTSEYISKVLSRITLLGATFLGFVAILPLIMQFITGNTSFALGGTSILIVVSVVLDLMKKVDAQVSMREY
- a CDS encoding nucleoside monophosphate kinase produces the protein MKKLGFDLILLGDSASGKETQANILKKKYALKFVETGVYSRKLLKEKSKNGDWARRTTGKGEPLPVVLLKEFLIKEIKNKPKNKNLLFLGGPRLKPEAQLLKKILDSRKEDFFALYLTIPEKEVYKRSLKRRESNVKEIYKVLDTEKIIKARIRYYKNQVSKTAKYLKSLNKIKIINGNQPISKVTKDILKEIEKYKSLR
- a CDS encoding nucleoside monophosphate kinase, producing MQPQTFIFFGIVGSGKGTQVKLLMDFLKSKNLGEPLYAGTGDEYRKLMNSESYTGNIVKDSLNRGELQPNFLTTSLFTNILISSLTDKKHLIADGYPRTIMQSESFFEMMKFYKRENVKIVYIELSKEEAIKRLKLRGRHDDTGEGIEKRFDEYVNKVVPAMNYFKDKIGYKIFTINGEQSIEKVHKDIIKALDF